The Xiphophorus hellerii strain 12219 chromosome 6, Xiphophorus_hellerii-4.1, whole genome shotgun sequence genomic interval TGACAGGAAACATTTGCTGCACTTTCTTCCTTTGTAACTGGCTCCAATAGACATGTTTACCTCTTTGTGTGTCCTCTAAACAGCAGGCACTCCCAGATGACAGCTACAGCTCAGAGGATCATGATGTGTTCACTGTAGCGGGACGGAGCTGCATCGAGGAGGGACACAGCCCGCAGGTCCTCAGCATCGTCCTGGATGAAAAGAATCAGGTGCGTTTTCTCAGCGAAGACGTCGGTGGCGTGCGGTTCTGTCTGCCATCCCTGACGCTGCCTTTAACACCGACCTGCAGAGCGTGGTGAGGAGTATGGGCTGGAACCTGCTGCCGCCGCTGGTTCAGGTGCTGCTGAGGAAAGACGACAAACATCTCCCTCAGTGCCTGGCCATTTTTAACCATCTGTTAGAGGTCTGACCAAACCTTTGCATTCATACTGTCACGGGTTTGGAGCCTGGGTTTGTAAACGTTTTGTCTCCCCTGGTTTTGCAGACCTGCGGACCTAAAGAGTTGCTGATTGGCCTTCTGGAGCTGCTGGAACATGACGATGCCGACAGAATCGCCGAAAGTCTCCATCTGCTTCTGAACCCGCTACAGAAAGGTGGGCTGTACCTTTAAGAATCTCACAAAAACACACTCAGAAATTCAGTGTCTCGCAAAATTATGCATACCtcctttttcatattttgtcacattacaatgcCACACGTCAATGTAATTTattcaagtcaagtttattcgTATAACTGacatgttgattatttttttgattaactgattaataattggatagcaaaaggtctTTAATAGAACTTTTCTTTACTTTACAGGATTTGAACCTAAAACTATTACACTTGagtttttttacaaaagttttggggggttttttatcttaaattcaaaatgtatctttttttagtGCAGTAATTGATTACTAAGTTAGTCAGCGATTATTTCAATCATTGATTAATCTGAATAATTCGTTTCAGTCGTTGTAGAAAGTGAAAAAGTCACATCAGCTCAGTTTCCACCACCTGCTCTGCCCCCCCTTCAGTGCTGCTGCGCCTGGGCGGCCGGAAGGCGTCCTCCCTGGGTATGACCCTGTCCTCCGTCCTGGACCAGCTGGCCAAGCTGCCCGTCCCCGACACCAAGGAGCAAGAAGAGGACGATGTCTTTTCGCTCGGCCGCTGCTGCGCCGACCTCGCGCGGTTTGTCGGGCCCTTTGCGCAGGAGGCAAGACTGAATCAGAGCAGCGTGAATCAGCTGCGGAACTCCCACAAGACAGCAGGTGAACAGGAGGAGGGAGCTGAGGACGAGCTGAGGACAGAACTCCTGAAGTTGTGAGTGGCAAAAAGCTTGACGTTTCCCTGGAAGTATAAAGCTGTTTAAAAAGCAGTGTGATTGAGCGTCTGTGTCTCTGTAGCTGCATGAAGACCCTGAGCCACCCTCTGCTGGACGTACAGATCTGGGATCCAGACACGCTGCCTCTGTCTCCACTCCGGACTTTTGCTGCAGAGATTCTGGTACGGATTGTAAACCCTGCATGCTTGCAGCATGGTGTGGTGTTTGAGCTGTGAACCTGTGGTTCTGTGTGGTTCTGTAGGACATTCTGGGCGCTGTCGGAGAGTCTCTCCCAGGTCTGGTGTTCCACCCTCTGCTTAAGAAGAAAGAGGTTCCGGGCTTCCTGGAGGAGGAGGTCCGTTATCCCAAAAATTCCCTGGCCTGCTTGGCACACCTGGTTTTCGTCCATCACCTGGCGGCCGATACTTTCCCCAGTGTTTTCAGGTAGCGTAGAAAGTACTGGACAAACAGCCACATCTCCTTAAACATTGACTGTTTTTGTAACAATTATTGAGATAATATTTTGGGTGTAAATGTAATATTAACCCTCATACCTCTCCATTCTCTCTCCACAGCCCCGTCTTCTGTCTGCGCTGCAACATGGAGCACATTTCCATTCTTCTGTCCCGGTAATGCAGCCTGCTAATCCCTAAAGAAGTTTCTAAACCCCTTCAGGTTTTTAGCTGCTGCTCCTGCCACAGAGTTTCTGTCGGACTGAGGTCTGCATTTGCGACGGCACTGACCTTTACAGGATGTGCTTCTCCTTTGCCCTGCTAGTGCGTTTTGGGTTAGGGAACGAGGATCTTGTCCCGTGTTTGGCGGTACGCGGCTCCCTTGGTCTCTCACACCCAACCTGCAGAAAAGCGGCTTCACATTGCAGCGGGACGGTAAAGCCAGGCTGTCCTGCATGGAGGGACCAGGGATCTGTGCATGTGCTGTTCTGTTGATCGCTCAATGCACTTCTCCTAAAGAACCTGATTTTGGCCTAACCAGACCACCGTACTTCATCCATTAATTAGATATTCTCCACATTCCTGTAGCTGTGAGGGCAACAAGATCTTAATTACTGTAGAGTACGTTACCAGTGGTGACTGAGGTCCTTTCTACCTTCAGATCAGGAACACTCTCCTTATGGTGGTTTCTTGCTTCTCCCTTCACCATCTCATGATCTTGTATTAAGCTCCAGACCAATATTTAAGACCTTTTCACCAAGCTCTTCCTTGATGAAGGAACAAGTTTCCTGATGTTTTGGTTTTGCCCACGGAGATGTTTGGTTGGGATTATTGAGTCTGTGATCAGGTGTGAAGAGGAAAGATTTAATTAACAGATTAATGTCGCCTTGTGGACATATGACCAATGTGTGGGAGCCAGGATTCTGACCTGCTTGGACAGGGTCAAATGCTTATTCCACTCAGTTTATATGGCAAATGTTGTTTCTAAAATCCTGGTTGATGTTCTTcctttaaaataacacaaacctGCTACacagtgttaattttttttagtgagGCAACTTTTAAAAGGTGAGCGGggattcaaataattatttgccTGAGTGTAGGGACGCACCGACTGGAGTTTTCTGGGCTGATCACCAATCTTCagaaagcctgacctgccgattccgattttggacGATGCCAATTAATTTTTTGGGGGTTGATTGCTCAGAATAAAGGAATTCAGAACCAATTTATAGGCTAGTTGAGGCTGAGGGTATAAATAAGAAAGGACTTGAGTCACAGCTGTTCATTTTTGGCACTTGTGATTCTGTTTCTCTAGAACTGAGACCTCCAGGCTACAGAAAGGACTGGTAAGATAAACTgaatcacacatttttttttctaaatagaTATTTGTTGATCAAATTCTTAcagctgtttttattgcatttaggCAGTTGTTCCCACTGTTTAGGACTCTCATTAATTTC includes:
- the glmna gene encoding glomulin, FKBP associated protein a isoform X1, whose protein sequence is MALEQLSDVVQRCQALPDDSYSSEDHDVFTVAGRSCIEEGHSPQVLSIVLDEKNQSVVRSMGWNLLPPLVQVLLRKDDKHLPQCLAIFNHLLETCGPKELLIGLLELLEHDDADRIAESLHLLLNPLQKVLLRLGGRKASSLGMTLSSVLDQLAKLPVPDTKEQEEDDVFSLGRCCADLARFVGPFAQEARLNQSSVNQLRNSHKTAGEQEEGAEDELRTELLKFCMKTLSHPLLDVQIWDPDTLPLSPLRTFAAEILDILGAVGESLPGLVFHPLLKKKEVPGFLEEEVRYPKNSLACLAHLVFVHHLAADTFPSVFSPVFCLRCNMEHISILLSRTETSRLQKGLELYEKSLVRVEDGSLPADLLEIKTFLTVPQNLVKVMTICPKHDLRTKGLKVFQLSIDKFNTEAKYRFFQYMLRTSSHSGVEGYIIKNIKNQIDAALQPGNGNIWFEGVHLLPLLRKVFSLPDGPETDLLQYLDRVMESLNLLRYLVIRDKVTENQTGVWTELYKIEDTFMKPLRVGVNMSRAHYERELQDTREKKKKNTKEDSVLSVSVGGEKLPKMTSESQIQALHSALHTFDMIESVLVRIEELVEVKDGLETAGEPQLLRA
- the glmna gene encoding glomulin, FKBP associated protein a isoform X2 yields the protein MALEQLSDVVQRCALPDDSYSSEDHDVFTVAGRSCIEEGHSPQVLSIVLDEKNQSVVRSMGWNLLPPLVQVLLRKDDKHLPQCLAIFNHLLETCGPKELLIGLLELLEHDDADRIAESLHLLLNPLQKVLLRLGGRKASSLGMTLSSVLDQLAKLPVPDTKEQEEDDVFSLGRCCADLARFVGPFAQEARLNQSSVNQLRNSHKTAGEQEEGAEDELRTELLKFCMKTLSHPLLDVQIWDPDTLPLSPLRTFAAEILDILGAVGESLPGLVFHPLLKKKEVPGFLEEEVRYPKNSLACLAHLVFVHHLAADTFPSVFSPVFCLRCNMEHISILLSRTETSRLQKGLELYEKSLVRVEDGSLPADLLEIKTFLTVPQNLVKVMTICPKHDLRTKGLKVFQLSIDKFNTEAKYRFFQYMLRTSSHSGVEGYIIKNIKNQIDAALQPGNGNIWFEGVHLLPLLRKVFSLPDGPETDLLQYLDRVMESLNLLRYLVIRDKVTENQTGVWTELYKIEDTFMKPLRVGVNMSRAHYERELQDTREKKKKNTKEDSVLSVSVGGEKLPKMTSESQIQALHSALHTFDMIESVLVRIEELVEVKDGLETAGEPQLLRA